In one Nocardioides luteus genomic region, the following are encoded:
- a CDS encoding tyrosine recombinase XerC: protein MSADPEAEAEGGSADAELSEAYAALLGDYERHLSAERGLSDHTVRAYLGDIRSLLDHAGRMGRTDPEAIDLRTLRSWLAKQQTTGHSRTTLARRATAARVFCGWLVRTGRAQVDAGAALGSPKAHRTLPPVLRPDEVESLIAAAIAAAEDGTAVGMRDIAVLEMLYATGSRVGELVGLDLDDVDYERRVVRVLGKGRKERMVPFGGPAARALDRWIVRGRPQLVTEHSGPALFLGARGGRLDQRAVRTLVHRRLTDVPGAPDLGPHGLRHSTATHLLEGGADLRSVQELLGHASLATTQIYTHVSSDRLRKAYRQAHPRA from the coding sequence GTGAGCGCTGATCCGGAGGCAGAGGCGGAGGGCGGGTCCGCGGACGCGGAGCTCTCCGAGGCCTACGCCGCGCTCCTGGGCGACTACGAACGACACCTGAGCGCCGAGCGCGGCCTGTCCGACCACACGGTCCGGGCCTACCTGGGCGACATCCGCAGTCTGCTCGATCACGCCGGCCGCATGGGCCGCACCGATCCGGAGGCGATCGACCTGCGCACGCTGCGCAGCTGGCTGGCCAAGCAGCAGACGACCGGCCACTCGCGTACGACGCTGGCCCGGAGGGCCACCGCGGCCCGCGTCTTCTGCGGTTGGCTCGTTCGGACCGGCCGGGCGCAGGTCGACGCCGGCGCCGCACTCGGCTCACCCAAGGCGCATCGCACCCTTCCGCCCGTACTGCGCCCCGACGAGGTCGAGTCCCTCATCGCCGCCGCGATCGCGGCCGCCGAGGACGGCACCGCGGTCGGGATGCGCGACATCGCGGTGCTGGAGATGCTCTACGCGACCGGCTCCCGGGTCGGCGAGCTCGTCGGCCTCGACCTGGACGACGTCGACTACGAGCGCCGCGTCGTTCGTGTGCTCGGCAAGGGCCGCAAGGAGCGGATGGTGCCCTTCGGTGGCCCCGCGGCGCGGGCACTGGACCGCTGGATCGTCCGAGGCCGCCCTCAGCTGGTCACCGAGCACTCCGGTCCCGCCCTGTTCCTCGGGGCACGTGGCGGCCGCCTCGACCAGCGCGCCGTACGCACCCTCGTCCACCGCCGCCTCACCGATGTCCCCGGCGCCCCCGACCTCGGTCCCCACGGACTGCGCCACAGCACCGCCACCCACCTCCTCGAGGGTGGCGCCGACCTCCGCTCGGTCCAAGAGCTCCTCGGCCACGCCAGCCTCGCGACCACCCAGATCTACACCCACGTCAGCAGCGACCGGCTCCGCAAGGCCTACCGCCAGGCCCACCCCCGCGCCTGA